One Desulfovibrionales bacterium genomic region harbors:
- a CDS encoding MBL fold metallo-hydrolase, translating to MKIIIVYDNEALREGLKADWGFSCLIEPENGQRILFDTGASGSILLHNLERLNIDPCAIPEVFISHAHWDHTGGLLDLLKLNKEVKVYIPNSCPKPPGAGKVISITGPVQIHENVFSTGELEGIEQSLVVRAREGLVVVTGCSHPGVRAILQAASSFGKVDALIGGLHGFREFDLIRDLKLVCPCHCTQFKSEIRRLYPEKSLDCGAGKVLEI from the coding sequence ATGAAGATCATCATTGTTTATGATAACGAAGCCTTGCGGGAAGGCCTCAAAGCTGACTGGGGCTTCTCCTGCCTCATAGAACCAGAAAATGGCCAGCGGATTCTCTTCGACACCGGGGCGAGCGGCTCGATTCTTCTCCATAATCTGGAAAGGCTCAACATCGACCCTTGCGCAATTCCCGAGGTCTTCATTTCCCACGCCCACTGGGACCATACCGGGGGACTTTTGGATTTGCTTAAGCTCAATAAAGAAGTCAAGGTTTACATTCCCAATTCCTGTCCTAAGCCTCCTGGTGCGGGTAAGGTGATCAGCATTACAGGCCCTGTTCAAATCCATGAAAACGTATTTTCCACTGGTGAGCTCGAAGGCATAGAGCAATCTCTTGTGGTCAGGGCCAGAGAGGGTCTGGTCGTGGTTACCGGCTGCTCCCACCCCGGTGTGAGAGCCATCCTTCAGGCCGCATCAAGCTTCGGAAAGGTCGATGCCCTCATTGGAGGTCTGCATGGGTTCAGAGAATTCGATCTCATTAGGGATCTAAAACTGGTTTGTCCTTGTCACTGTACTCAGTTTAAGTCGGAAATAAGGCGTCTCTATCCTGAGAAATCTCTTGACTGTGGGGCGGGCAAGGTTTTGGAAATTTAA
- a CDS encoding radical SAM protein translates to MRSYLAKFKTRKRPFLSFQIEPTSRCQLKCVMCPKTAFQDEWVAGDMPLPVFEKISRYFHLTRDVHLQGWGEPLLYPELLAMIRIARAKGCQVSLTTNGVLLTPDRSETLIKEGLDIIAISLAGASKGAHEAIRCGSHFDTLLANVKILVQLKAKLKSKTPKVVFSYLMTKTNIEELPDAVRLAREIGVNELVANNLDYCPTEVQYDLKVFSCHGTDSRLQRILEEAEKEARGIKLPFRCYPLEMEEVIMCELNPLQIVFFSHDGSVSPCVYLNLPKSGSIPEIFCGSYHEIPRICFGNVAKKDFIEIWNSPEYTEFRKVYQNRLDVFEKTYGHMGPFTTDRHELEEAEKILKNGLSRNPLPAGCRTCYKAYGI, encoded by the coding sequence ATGAGAAGCTATCTTGCAAAGTTTAAAACCCGGAAAAGACCCTTTCTGTCTTTTCAGATAGAGCCCACCTCCAGGTGTCAGCTTAAGTGTGTAATGTGCCCGAAAACTGCTTTCCAGGATGAATGGGTAGCGGGCGATATGCCTCTTCCTGTCTTTGAAAAGATAAGCAGATACTTTCACCTCACCAGGGATGTTCACCTCCAGGGTTGGGGGGAGCCACTCCTCTACCCCGAATTACTTGCCATGATTCGTATCGCCAGGGCCAAGGGTTGCCAGGTGAGTCTGACCACAAATGGGGTCCTTCTAACCCCTGACAGATCAGAAACACTGATCAAGGAAGGTCTGGACATAATTGCCATCTCTTTGGCCGGGGCATCAAAAGGCGCTCACGAGGCGATACGGTGCGGCTCGCATTTTGATACCCTGCTTGCTAACGTAAAAATCCTCGTTCAGCTTAAGGCAAAACTAAAATCAAAGACCCCAAAGGTGGTATTCTCCTACCTGATGACCAAGACAAATATCGAAGAACTGCCGGATGCCGTGCGTCTGGCGCGAGAAATAGGCGTAAACGAACTGGTAGCCAACAACCTTGACTATTGCCCAACTGAAGTCCAATACGATCTAAAAGTCTTTTCCTGCCACGGGACTGATAGCAGATTGCAAAGAATCTTGGAAGAAGCAGAAAAAGAAGCGCGGGGAATAAAGCTACCCTTTCGCTGTTACCCACTCGAGATGGAAGAGGTCATCATGTGTGAACTCAATCCCTTGCAGATCGTGTTTTTTTCTCATGACGGCAGTGTCTCGCCTTGCGTGTATCTCAACCTGCCCAAGTCGGGGTCAATACCCGAAATCTTCTGCGGCTCATATCACGAGATACCGAGGATATGCTTTGGTAATGTGGCCAAGAAAGACTTTATAGAAATATGGAACAGCCCCGAATATACGGAATTCAGAAAAGTTTATCAAAACAGGCTCGATGTATTCGAAAAGACTTATGGCCATATGGGCCCTTTTACAACAGACCGGCATGAACTGGAGGAGGCTGAAAAGATACTGAAAAACGGTCTGTCCCGAAATCCTCTGCCGGCAGGATGCCGTACCTGTTATAAGGCGTATGGCATCTGA
- a CDS encoding NifB/NifX family molybdenum-iron cluster-binding protein, producing the protein MRIAVSANQPSLDGEIDPRFGRCQYFVIVDPETMEFEVVENPNAGASGGAGIMTAQLIAGTQVQAIITGSIGPNASRVLSAAAGIQMVTGVTGKIDDAIEAYKSGRIEISPQPGIGRGMGMGMAGGRGMGRGPGFSPGMARGRRPETGSAYQLSPGEEISDLKHRVQALAEELAEIQRRIKDLEKKD; encoded by the coding sequence ATGAGGATTGCGGTATCAGCAAACCAGCCGAGTCTGGACGGTGAGATAGACCCCCGTTTTGGAAGATGCCAATATTTCGTTATCGTTGATCCGGAAACCATGGAGTTTGAGGTGGTTGAGAACCCTAACGCTGGGGCAAGCGGAGGAGCCGGGATTATGACGGCTCAGCTTATCGCCGGCACACAGGTTCAGGCGATAATTACGGGAAGTATCGGTCCTAATGCCAGCCGGGTGTTGTCGGCAGCAGCAGGGATTCAAATGGTTACCGGAGTTACGGGCAAAATCGATGATGCTATCGAAGCATATAAGTCCGGCCGAATTGAGATAAGCCCGCAGCCTGGGATAGGTAGAGGCATGGGGATGGGTATGGCTGGAGGCCGGGGAATGGGTCGAGGTCCAGGTTTTTCGCCGGGGATGGCTCGCGGACGAAGGCCAGAGACCGGTTCTGCCTACCAGCTAAGCCCTGGAGAGGAAATCTCCGACCTCAAACACCGGGTCCAAGCGCTAGCTGAGGAGCTAGCCGAAATCCAGCGTCGCATTAAAGACCTGGAGAAGAAAGATTAA
- a CDS encoding histidinol-phosphate transaminase has translation MKKSRLEKGGFPLEGINLALCENPLPPIDEAIEAARKEIRLGNHYTEPYSWKLKERISDYVKVPVENIHINAGSELILRQLFLLYGQRAHLISPTYYLFEEIAEKKTCTFLAEKEDFLFNMKGLEIPKDTTVAVIVNPNNPTGTVFNIKENLSLIERHPDTMFLIDEAFIEFGSNTAADLIFEYKNVIVTRTFSKAFSLAGFRVGYAIADNELIRCLNNHNDAYPLARTAEAAAMASLEHLDKIDARVVMLKDLTKDFTKSLQNLGITTYPTETYFFLGKIPHMSADEFAKVLSEKNIRIRPLHQEGLGNNFLRFATSTSENNRIVLDTIREIL, from the coding sequence ATGAAGAAAAGCAGGCTGGAAAAAGGAGGGTTTCCTCTTGAGGGTATAAATTTGGCCCTCTGCGAAAACCCTCTTCCCCCCATAGATGAAGCCATAGAGGCGGCCAGGAAAGAGATCCGTCTGGGCAATCACTATACAGAACCCTATTCATGGAAGCTGAAAGAGAGAATATCAGACTATGTCAAGGTTCCTGTGGAAAATATCCACATAAATGCAGGCTCTGAACTTATACTCCGCCAATTGTTTTTACTTTATGGCCAGAGGGCGCATTTAATCTCTCCTACCTATTATCTTTTCGAGGAAATTGCAGAGAAAAAGACTTGTACTTTTTTGGCTGAAAAGGAAGATTTCCTTTTTAATATGAAAGGCCTTGAAATACCGAAAGATACAACTGTGGCAGTAATCGTTAACCCGAATAATCCTACCGGCACCGTCTTTAATATAAAGGAGAATCTTTCGCTTATCGAAAGACATCCTGATACCATGTTCTTAATCGATGAGGCATTCATTGAGTTCGGAAGCAACACAGCGGCAGATCTGATTTTTGAATACAAAAATGTTATTGTAACTCGTACGTTCTCAAAGGCATTTAGTTTGGCAGGTTTTAGGGTAGGCTATGCCATCGCAGATAACGAATTGATACGCTGTCTGAATAATCATAATGATGCCTATCCGCTGGCAAGGACTGCCGAGGCTGCGGCAATGGCATCTCTTGAACATTTGGATAAAATTGATGCCAGAGTTGTAATGCTGAAAGACCTGACCAAGGATTTTACAAAATCATTACAGAATTTAGGCATTACGACGTACCCTACAGAGACCTATTTTTTTCTGGGCAAGATTCCTCATATGAGCGCAGATGAATTTGCCAAGGTTTTAAGTGAAAAAAACATCCGCATAAGGCCCCTTCATCAGGAAGGGCTGGGAAATAATTTTTTAAGGTTTGCGACTTCCACCTCTGAAAATAACAGGATAGTCCTGGATACCATAAGAGAAATCTTGTGA
- a CDS encoding PTS sugar transporter subunit IIA, which produces MDEFSVIVATHGHLGEEMIRVATHIMGHKLPVMAAFSVPFSADNSSGLKAALRNQIARLDCGGGVLILTDILGGTPTNLARSLLDEGRIGIVTGVNLPMLLKLPKIKDLTLEDAVAILAGLARKTIQPISRSS; this is translated from the coding sequence ATGGATGAGTTCAGTGTCATAGTGGCCACGCACGGGCATTTAGGTGAGGAAATGATCCGCGTGGCTACTCATATTATGGGCCATAAGCTGCCCGTGATGGCGGCATTTTCCGTCCCATTTTCAGCAGATAATAGTTCCGGGCTTAAGGCGGCCCTGAGAAACCAAATAGCCAGGCTTGACTGTGGAGGAGGGGTGCTCATCCTGACCGACATACTGGGGGGGACCCCTACCAATCTGGCGCGTTCCCTCCTGGATGAAGGCAGGATAGGCATCGTAACCGGTGTCAACCTCCCCATGCTGCTAAAGCTGCCTAAAATTAAAGACCTGACCTTAGAAGATGCGGTGGCAATTCTGGCCGGCCTGGCGCGGAAGACGATCCAGCCGATCAGCAGGAGCTCATGA
- a CDS encoding ZIP family metal transporter, translating to MWRHCHDPECDVHSAAGYLILIGDAFHNFMDGIVIATAFMISIPLGIGTSLAVIAHEIPREVGDVAILLDSGIANTGSLPKTDSTSLIIS from the coding sequence ATCTGGCGGCATTGTCATGATCCAGAGTGCGATGTCCACAGTGCGGCTGGTTACTTAATCCTGATCGGAGACGCCTTTCACAACTTCATGGACGGCATCGTCATTGCCACCGCTTTTATGATTTCCATACCTCTTGGAATTGGGACATCCCTGGCCGTAATAGCCCATGAAATTCCTCGGGAGGTAGGGGATGTTGCTATACTCCTGGACTCCGGGATTGCCAATACTGGGTCTTTGCCAAAAACAGATTCCACTTCTCTGATTATCTCCTAA
- the carB gene encoding carbamoyl-phosphate synthase large subunit, whose translation MPRREDIKKVMIIGSGPIVIGQACEFDYSGTQACKALRKFGYEIVLVNSNPATIMTDPGTADFTYIEPLNLQSLVEIIEKERPDVLLPNLGGQTGLNLCSELAHAGVLEKYGVKVIGVEVEAIKRGEDRIAFKETMDRLGIEMPRSAPAFTVKEAEVIANELGYPVVIRPAYTLGGTGGGLVYNVEELRVIVSRGISASLVRQVLVEESVLGWEELELEVVRDAKNQMITVCFIENVDAMGVHTGDSFCVAPMLTIDPALQKRLQKYSYDIVEAIRVIGGTNIQFAHDPKTGRVVVIEINPRTSRSSALASKATGFPIALISSMLAAGISLDEIPYWREGTLDKYTPSGDYVVVKFARWAFEKFEGVEDKLGTQMRAVGEVMSIGKNYKEALQKAIRSLETSRYGLGFAKDFHKRSLPELMETLAEPSSERQFIMYEALRKGATVEDLYAKTYIKPWFIRQMKELVEMEGQILRYKGKDLPEELLRQAKKDGFSDRYLSQILGIPEAEIRRQRTQAGIVEAWDSLPVSGVENAAYYFSTYNAPDKVVTSKRRKIMVLGGGPNRIGQGIEFDYCCVHAAFALRDEGYESIMVNCNPETVSTDYDTSDRLYFEPLTVEDVLSIYEKEKPEGVIVQFGGQTPLNIANELAQAGVRIIGTSPEAIDLAEDRDRFRQMMTKIGIPEPESGMASNPEEALAVAKQIGYPLMVRPSYVLGGRAMQVIHDEEMLTHYVSAAVDISPERPILIDKFLENAIEVEADAIADGSNAFVPAVMEHIELAGIHSGDSACVIPPISIPAKHLDTIYEYTRRIALELRVVGLMNIQYAIANDTVYVLEANPRASRTVPLVSKVCNISMVRLATQILLGKKLSDLNLKRQSIPHYGVKEAVFPFNMFPEVDPLLGPEMRSTGEVLGLADSFGLAFYKAQEAAQQLLPSEGTVLITVSENDRPAVLEVARQFSKLGFRIRATAGTQSFLAAKGIQSEPINKMHEGRPNIVDTIKNEEIQLVINTPSGKLSKHDDSYIRKAAIKYKVPYITTLAAALAAARGIAKRRKGHGQVRSLQSYHAEIS comes from the coding sequence ATGCCAAGACGTGAGGACATCAAAAAGGTAATGATCATCGGTTCCGGGCCTATTGTCATCGGTCAGGCCTGTGAATTTGATTATTCCGGTACCCAGGCCTGCAAGGCGCTGCGCAAATTTGGTTATGAGATAGTACTGGTTAATTCCAACCCGGCTACCATCATGACCGACCCGGGCACGGCCGACTTCACCTATATTGAGCCGCTTAATCTCCAGAGTCTGGTGGAAATCATTGAGAAAGAACGGCCTGACGTCCTGCTGCCCAATCTGGGCGGCCAGACTGGTCTAAACCTCTGCTCTGAACTGGCGCATGCGGGCGTACTTGAGAAATACGGTGTAAAAGTAATCGGTGTAGAGGTAGAGGCCATCAAACGCGGCGAAGACCGGATTGCCTTCAAGGAAACCATGGACAGGCTGGGTATCGAAATGCCAAGAAGCGCACCTGCTTTCACCGTGAAGGAGGCTGAGGTCATAGCTAATGAGCTCGGCTACCCGGTGGTCATCCGTCCTGCTTACACCTTAGGGGGTACGGGAGGCGGCCTGGTCTATAATGTAGAAGAACTACGCGTTATAGTCAGCCGCGGTATATCAGCCAGTCTTGTGAGGCAGGTATTGGTAGAAGAGTCCGTCTTGGGATGGGAGGAACTGGAGCTTGAGGTAGTCCGCGATGCCAAGAACCAGATGATCACCGTCTGTTTTATCGAAAACGTGGATGCCATGGGCGTCCACACCGGAGACTCATTCTGTGTCGCCCCCATGCTCACCATCGATCCTGCCCTGCAGAAGCGCCTGCAGAAATATTCCTATGACATTGTCGAGGCCATCCGGGTTATCGGAGGGACCAATATCCAGTTTGCCCATGATCCCAAGACCGGCCGGGTGGTGGTAATCGAGATTAACCCCAGGACTTCCCGGTCTTCTGCCCTGGCCTCCAAGGCCACCGGCTTCCCCATTGCCCTCATCTCTTCCATGCTGGCCGCCGGTATCAGCCTGGATGAAATCCCTTACTGGCGGGAGGGGACGCTTGATAAATATACCCCATCCGGCGACTACGTGGTTGTGAAATTCGCACGGTGGGCCTTCGAAAAGTTTGAGGGCGTCGAAGATAAACTCGGCACCCAGATGCGGGCCGTGGGCGAAGTCATGAGCATCGGAAAGAATTACAAAGAAGCATTACAGAAGGCCATCCGTTCCCTGGAAACCAGCCGCTATGGACTTGGTTTTGCTAAGGACTTTCATAAACGTTCTCTGCCGGAACTCATGGAGACCCTGGCCGAGCCGTCCAGTGAGCGCCAGTTTATCATGTACGAGGCGCTGCGGAAGGGCGCTACAGTAGAGGATCTCTATGCCAAGACCTATATAAAACCCTGGTTTATCCGGCAGATGAAAGAACTGGTAGAGATGGAAGGGCAAATCCTGCGCTATAAGGGAAAGGACCTGCCGGAGGAACTTTTGCGACAGGCAAAAAAGGATGGATTTTCCGATCGCTACCTGTCGCAGATTCTCGGTATTCCAGAGGCAGAGATCAGGCGGCAGCGTACCCAAGCCGGGATAGTTGAGGCCTGGGACTCCCTACCCGTGAGTGGTGTGGAAAATGCGGCTTACTATTTTTCCACCTATAATGCCCCCGATAAGGTCGTGACCAGCAAAAGGCGTAAGATAATGGTCCTGGGCGGGGGACCCAACCGGATCGGCCAGGGGATTGAATTTGATTACTGCTGCGTTCATGCCGCTTTTGCCCTGCGTGACGAAGGCTATGAGTCTATCATGGTCAACTGTAATCCCGAGACCGTCTCTACGGACTACGACACCTCAGATAGGCTTTACTTTGAGCCGCTCACGGTAGAGGATGTCCTGAGTATCTATGAGAAGGAGAAACCGGAAGGGGTAATCGTACAGTTCGGCGGCCAGACTCCGCTTAACATTGCCAATGAGCTGGCCCAGGCAGGCGTTAGAATCATCGGAACCTCGCCGGAGGCCATTGATCTGGCTGAGGACCGGGACCGCTTCCGCCAGATGATGACCAAAATAGGCATACCGGAGCCTGAATCCGGCATGGCCAGCAACCCGGAAGAGGCCTTGGCCGTGGCCAAACAGATCGGCTATCCGCTGATGGTGCGGCCATCCTATGTCCTGGGCGGACGCGCCATGCAGGTGATCCACGACGAGGAGATGCTCACCCATTATGTTTCCGCGGCCGTAGATATTTCACCAGAGCGGCCCATTTTGATTGATAAGTTTCTGGAAAATGCTATCGAGGTCGAGGCAGACGCCATCGCTGATGGCTCAAACGCCTTTGTCCCCGCGGTTATGGAACACATCGAGCTGGCTGGTATTCACTCCGGCGACTCCGCCTGCGTGATTCCACCTATCAGCATACCAGCCAAACACCTCGACACCATCTACGAATATACAAGAAGAATAGCCCTGGAGCTTCGGGTGGTCGGTCTGATGAATATCCAGTACGCCATAGCCAATGATACCGTTTACGTTCTGGAGGCGAACCCGCGGGCCTCCCGGACCGTTCCTCTGGTCTCAAAGGTATGCAACATTTCCATGGTGCGCCTGGCCACCCAGATACTTCTGGGTAAAAAACTTTCCGATTTGAATCTCAAGCGGCAGTCGATTCCGCATTACGGCGTCAAGGAAGCAGTCTTTCCGTTTAACATGTTCCCTGAGGTTGACCCGCTACTTGGTCCGGAAATGCGGTCCACCGGAGAGGTATTGGGACTGGCGGACTCTTTTGGGCTCGCCTTTTACAAGGCCCAGGAGGCCGCCCAGCAGTTGCTGCCTTCCGAGGGAACCGTCTTGATTACCGTCTCTGAAAACGATCGGCCGGCAGTGCTGGAGGTGGCCCGCCAGTTTAGCAAGCTTGGGTTCAGGATCAGAGCTACCGCCGGAACCCAGTCCTTTTTAGCCGCGAAGGGAATCCAATCCGAGCCTATCAATAAGATGCATGAAGGACGTCCCAACATCGTTGATACTATTAAGAACGAAGAGATCCAGCTAGTGATCAACACCCCTAGCGGCAAGCTGAGCAAACACGACGACTCCTATATTCGTAAGGCCGCCATAAAGTACAAGGTGCCCTACATTACTACTCTGGCCGCAGCTCTGGCCGCAGCCAGAGGGATTGCCAAGCGCCGGAAGGGTCACGGCCAGGTGCGGTCTCTGCAGAGCTACCATGCAGAAATTTCATAG
- the selB gene encoding selenocysteine-specific translation elongation factor: MKHVILGTAGHIDHGKTSLIKALSGIDTDRLKEEKERGITIELGFAHLTLPGSQKLGIVDVPGHERFVRHMVAGASGIDIVALIIAADEGVMPQTREHLEICQILNVKSGLVVLTKKDMVDEEWLELVRDDVSKFLKGTFLEEAPIMAVSSLTGDGLSELTGALESLAAGVMEKPASGPFRLPIDRVFTIKGFGTVVTGASISGKISAGDSVTIYPRALPARIRGLQVHNQEVREAKAGLRTAINLQGIEKETIERGDVLATANSLENSYLLDVSLYYLPSVSKPLKNSARVRFHTGTCEIAARVTLLDRDELKPGEKTYAQLRLLKKAAVLPGDRYVLRSYSPTRTIGGGEILHPVPKRHKRFIEATLSDLKTLEAGSPEEIVLLHVNKAEAQGLTRRRLALLGGLNEQDLASTIHKLTKSRDILLFNQENQAFVASGVYEGARENVLGILQDYHKRNPLLFGIPKEELRSKLSSGMDPRLFSFLINDLVQSKRLVAEKELLRLPGHKVDLQVDEKGLKDKIEKIYLEAGWEPPSRSAVSELLGKDGAQAGKFIDLLIRENILIKVKEDLCFHDKPLTDLRDRIVDFLRKHQEITPAQFKEVTNLSRKYMIPLLEYFDAAKVTIRVGDKRVLREKK; the protein is encoded by the coding sequence ATGAAACACGTAATTTTGGGCACGGCCGGGCATATCGATCACGGCAAGACATCCCTTATCAAGGCCCTTAGCGGCATTGACACCGACCGGCTCAAGGAAGAAAAGGAACGCGGCATCACCATAGAGTTAGGGTTTGCCCATCTCACCCTGCCCGGCAGCCAAAAACTGGGTATCGTCGATGTTCCCGGGCACGAGCGTTTTGTCAGACACATGGTGGCCGGGGCCAGCGGTATTGATATAGTGGCTCTGATTATAGCGGCTGATGAAGGGGTCATGCCCCAGACAAGGGAACATCTGGAGATATGTCAGATCCTTAACGTCAAGAGCGGTCTGGTAGTGTTGACCAAAAAGGATATGGTGGACGAAGAATGGCTGGAACTGGTGCGGGATGACGTGAGCAAATTTCTCAAGGGAACCTTCCTGGAAGAAGCGCCAATTATGGCCGTTTCTTCACTAACCGGGGATGGGTTGTCGGAGTTGACCGGAGCGCTCGAATCCCTGGCCGCCGGGGTGATGGAAAAACCGGCCAGCGGGCCTTTCCGCCTGCCTATAGACAGGGTCTTTACCATCAAAGGCTTCGGCACCGTGGTTACGGGCGCGTCCATCTCAGGTAAAATAAGCGCCGGAGACAGCGTTACCATCTATCCCCGTGCGCTGCCGGCCAGGATACGCGGCCTCCAGGTACATAACCAGGAAGTGCGCGAGGCTAAGGCCGGGCTTCGTACGGCTATAAACCTTCAGGGCATAGAAAAAGAAACCATTGAGAGAGGAGACGTCCTGGCTACGGCAAACAGCCTGGAAAACTCCTACCTGCTGGATGTCAGCCTTTACTACTTGCCGAGCGTTTCTAAGCCATTAAAGAATAGCGCCCGGGTGCGCTTCCATACCGGAACATGTGAGATCGCCGCCAGGGTAACCCTGCTGGACCGTGATGAACTAAAGCCGGGAGAAAAGACCTATGCCCAGTTAAGACTGCTTAAAAAAGCAGCCGTCTTGCCCGGAGATCGCTATGTGCTGCGCAGCTATTCACCGACGCGCACTATCGGCGGAGGAGAAATATTACATCCTGTCCCCAAACGGCATAAACGCTTCATCGAAGCCACTCTTTCGGATTTAAAAACCCTGGAGGCCGGAAGCCCGGAAGAGATCGTTCTTTTACATGTAAACAAGGCGGAGGCGCAAGGGCTGACGCGCAGGCGGTTAGCTCTTCTTGGCGGATTAAATGAACAGGATTTGGCCAGTACAATCCACAAACTAACCAAGAGCAGGGATATTCTGCTCTTCAATCAGGAAAACCAGGCCTTTGTGGCCTCCGGGGTCTATGAGGGAGCCAGGGAAAATGTCCTAGGCATCCTGCAAGATTACCACAAACGTAATCCGCTTCTCTTTGGCATCCCGAAGGAAGAGCTGAGAAGCAAACTTTCTTCCGGGATGGATCCAAGGTTATTCTCCTTTTTAATAAACGATCTGGTTCAATCCAAAAGGCTTGTGGCCGAAAAGGAACTCCTGCGCCTGCCCGGTCATAAAGTGGATTTGCAGGTGGATGAAAAGGGCCTGAAGGATAAGATAGAAAAGATATACCTTGAGGCGGGATGGGAGCCGCCCTCGCGTAGCGCAGTATCAGAGCTTCTGGGGAAAGACGGCGCCCAAGCCGGGAAATTTATCGACCTCCTCATCCGGGAAAATATATTGATAAAGGTAAAGGAAGACCTCTGCTTCCATGACAAGCCCTTAACTGACCTTAGAGACCGCATCGTAGATTTTCTCAGAAAACACCAGGAGATAACCCCGGCCCAGTTCAAAGAGGTGACCAACCTTTCACGCAAGTACATGATCCCTCTCCTGGAATACTTCGATGCCGCGAAGGTCACTATTCGGGTGGGGGATAAACGGGTGCTGCGGGAAAAGAAATAG
- a CDS encoding flagellar hook protein FlgE gives MSISSSLYAGISGLSTMGNAMSVIGDNISNVNTVAFKSSRATFQDVLAQQISTASGSSQVGRGVTLASVGGLFAQGSFESSSQPTDLAIGGNGFFIVRAPGTENNLYYTRAGEFRFDQSGYLVNPAGYVAQGWALDQDTGEVTGTIGDILVPKSSAPVATDAIEVISNLDSRESAASTNDLYDVVPGDSDWDGTDDPPASASSYTYHSAIQVYDSLGNSHDITIYFDPTSTANIWEYLVTCNPDEDQRSGIDPATDEWAGALLYGTIEFNTSGDITDIDASTVDASDGTLDALVAGTNTPNGYFQFAANFTGAATDQTVDLNFGSAYTTAWEKEALASSQYASASTTIFQDQNGFGAGFLQSVSVSAEGIITGHYSNGQIIPRNLIALADFNNLIGLSKLGGNLFSVTTESGAPITGQPGTNGLGSIAPNSLEQSNVDLGAEFVRMITVQRGFQANSKIITTTDDMLAELISLKR, from the coding sequence ATGTCTATTTCAAGTTCGCTCTATGCGGGCATAAGCGGCCTTTCTACCATGGGCAATGCCATGTCCGTTATTGGCGACAATATCTCTAACGTGAACACCGTGGCCTTTAAATCGTCCCGGGCTACCTTTCAGGACGTGTTGGCCCAGCAGATATCCACGGCCTCCGGGTCATCCCAGGTCGGTCGCGGCGTCACGCTGGCCAGCGTAGGCGGCCTGTTTGCCCAGGGGTCTTTCGAGAGCTCTTCACAGCCGACCGATCTGGCTATCGGCGGCAACGGCTTTTTCATCGTGCGGGCCCCGGGTACGGAAAATAACCTGTATTATACACGGGCCGGTGAATTCCGCTTTGATCAGAGCGGTTACCTGGTTAATCCGGCCGGATACGTAGCACAGGGCTGGGCACTGGATCAGGATACCGGTGAGGTTACCGGCACGATCGGGGATATCCTGGTTCCCAAGAGTTCTGCCCCGGTAGCGACAGATGCCATAGAGGTCATTAGCAACTTAGACTCGCGGGAGTCTGCGGCTAGTACAAATGATCTTTATGATGTTGTGCCGGGGGACAGTGACTGGGACGGGACCGACGACCCGCCGGCAAGTGCGAGCTCATACACGTACCACAGCGCCATTCAGGTCTATGATTCGCTGGGCAATAGCCACGACATAACAATCTACTTTGATCCCACCTCTACCGCCAACATCTGGGAGTACCTGGTGACCTGTAACCCGGACGAAGATCAAAGATCCGGGATAGACCCGGCTACGGATGAATGGGCCGGTGCGCTGCTTTATGGTACGATAGAATTCAACACCTCTGGAGACATAACTGATATTGACGCTAGCACGGTTGACGCATCTGACGGTACATTGGATGCTTTGGTTGCCGGTACGAATACCCCTAATGGCTATTTCCAGTTTGCAGCCAATTTTACGGGGGCGGCAACGGACCAGACCGTCGATCTCAATTTCGGCAGTGCCTATACCACAGCCTGGGAAAAAGAGGCCCTGGCCAGCAGCCAATATGCCAGCGCCTCAACCACTATCTTTCAGGACCAGAATGGTTTTGGCGCAGGCTTCCTGCAGTCCGTCTCCGTCAGCGCCGAGGGTATAATCACCGGCCATTATTCTAACGGGCAGATCATCCCGCGAAACTTGATCGCTCTGGCCGATTTCAACAACCTGATCGGCCTTTCCAAGCTGGGCGGCAACCTCTTCTCAGTGACCACCGAATCCGGAGCGCCTATCACCGGCCAGCCCGGCACGAACGGACTGGGAAGCATCGCCCCTAACTCACTGGAACAATCCAATGTGGATCTCGGCGCGGAATTTGTCCGCATGATCACCGTGCAAAGGGGATTCCAGGCCAATTCCAAGATCATCACCACCACCGACGATATGCTCGCCGAACTGATTAGCCTGAAACGTTAG